The genomic region TTggctggatgatgaggtcCGTGTTTGTCTGAGAGAAATGCTAGAGGTACACGACCTTTTCTTTCGAGACGTGAATTACCCACAGTCTGGTTGGGGTTAGGGGAAGGGATGGGGTAGGAATAGGGATAGGGTATATCATCTGGTGAATATCGGGCCTTGCGATGGGTTAGCGTTAAAGCCGCGATGGTTCTCATGGGGCGATGCGCGTTTGAAAAGGGGTAGCACTAGACTTTTTCCTATGTTCCAGCCCCGAAACGGACTCCTGTTACCTATCTAGACCGTGCCTCCGTCTACCTAGCTCTCCAATGGAACTATGGGGTTGTAATATGCAAACTTATTCAGGGGATCGTACTGTGCCTTGAGGGCACGTAGCTTCTCCAACCGCCACGGTTCATAGCCGTACATGGACTCCAGCGACTCGTGGCCGGCGGCATAGTTGACGTATGTCGTGGGCTTCCGCCATTCACCTTCGCCTGCGTTCCATAGATCCTCCGTTTCCCGAGCCCACTGGAAGGCAAAGTCCTCCAGGCCCGAGTTTGGTGGAGGCATGGCGTCGAAGTACCTGCGGTAAAACGTCAATACCGTGGTACAGCGGCAGGAACTGTTTCACTCACATCAGAAGATTATCGTCACGCAATGGAAAAGCAGAGTCCTCCGGCTTGCCCCTCAGAACACCCTCAACGGCATAGCCTTCATGGACTAGCTTGGTGCCTGACAGCAACGGCTCCTTAGCGACCTTCTTGTTGTACAGGTCATAGAGCTGCCGCTGTACAGTGACGTTGTAGACTTGGAGGCCGGCTGTACCTGTGATATGGACCTTGCTCGGCGCGCACAGATCAGATTCCAGTCCGCTGATCAAGATGTCTGAGATGGAGGTGAATGGCACATCGCCTTCATCCACCGCCACGGGGCCGAGGGCATCGAACGGTGACAGATCCGCTGCGGCATCCTCTTTGGAGCCTCCGTAGATGAATGTCCAGAATATTGTGGCCTGAAGAACTGTTAGTGGTAGGCGGCGGTACCTGTGCTGGCCATTATCTCACCTCAGTAGTGCTCACGCTCGGCTCCATGGTGTAAACACCAAACGCCCCTCCCCACGTCGGCGAAAGGCTACCGTTTGAATGGAACTTATTCAGCTCCTCGAAGAGCGGCTCAACGTGTTTGCCTGTGAAGACGTAGTTCCTGTAGTAGTAAGACGGGACCGTGACCGGGTAAATCTTCATATCAAAACTGGTGACAATGCCAAAGTTGTGACCCGCACCTCTCATCGCCCACCACAAGTCGGGATAGGATGTTTCGCTAACCGTGATGGCTGTTCCATTGGCGAGCACAACGTTCAGGCCAATCAGGTTGTCGGCTATGAGGCCATGGACGCCCTGCTGCACACCGTGACCGCCTCCCAATGCTGGTCCGACCATGCCGACGCAGGAGCAACTTCCAGTTgctgagaggaggaggaacattGTTAATTTCTAAATAGTCGTTGATTATCAAGGCTAGGAAACTCACTTGTGACATAGCCCTCCTTCCAAAGGATGTCAATCGTCTCATAATTCCGCGCCCCAGCCTGGAGCTTAACCGTCATCGCATCCTTGTTGATGGAGATGTCTGTCAGACTTCTCACGTCGATCTGGATGCCGTTGAACCTTCCAACAGTTGACGTTAATGAGTGCCCGCGATTGACAACAAAGAAGTTGATACCATGCTCATTTGCATATTTCACCTAGTTTAAACTGTTGGTTATTTCGCTCTGAGTGGATAGGCAGGGACCGCTTACAATCGTCGGGATATCGTCCTCTACCCCGGGTTGAACAACAACCTGAACCTGCGGCACCGCGAAATCTTGATATCGCTCAGTAGCGTCCAGCCAACGGGAGTCATCTGGCCCAAAAATACTGGCATTCTTGGAAAGCAAAGGGCCGAGCCCTTGCTGGACAGACTCAGACGGCAAGGGGCTCTGTCTTGGAACTGGCATCTGAGCGTAGTCCTTTGGGTTGGTATACGCCGCAGCGAGGGcttgggtgagggtgatgccCAGTGCAACAAAACAATAGAGCGACGGCATCGTTGTGAAGATACAATGCTTGGGCAGATTAGGAGAAGTCTATGGGGGTCCAGAATTGAACGGGCTGATCAAGATGGTGAGACGCATGTAGATGTATTTACCGACAGGATAGATTCACGACTTTCAGATCCCGCCGTGGCGGCGGTGTGCGGAACACCGGAAGTGGCATGGTAGTATTATCCATCGCAGAAGATCGGGTTTGGATTGGGCGTGTTGTTGGTATGGTACGATTTCGCCCCGAAATATCTCGGCTTTCAAACGAGTAAGCACCAACCAGGTTCTGTTGGTAACGGGAAAGTCTTGGAAAGTTCTTAACTCCACCTAGCTCCGACCAGCTGGTCCAGATTCTTCAAAGTGTCAAAGGAAAAAGTCAAGGTGATTGCTATTTGAAAGTGAAATTGCAACATATTCGTTACCAGAGAGATGGCAAAGAAGATACAAATAACGTCAGAAATTCCCAAGTGAAGCGAATTGAGAAAGTTGTTCTAAAGGGATTGCCGGTACTTAAAAGTTGGTAGATTAGAAATCGATGACTTTCGATGTGGGATGGCTTCCTTTTATAGAAACCTTGGTTAGTAATGAATCTTTTCCACAATTGTTGGTTGTTCGGCGGTTCCAGGTAACAGCACATATAAAACCAAGATCCGGAACGGTGGAGAAACGCATATTGCTGTTATGAGGTATGATGTCAAGATCATAGTAGGTATTCATATGTACTACTTGAGCAAAACTCCAATTCTCCCAAACAGAAGGCCAACACCCCTATCCAATCTACCAGGAATTCACCTTCCGCAACCTGACATAAACCTTCTGTGGCTGTCTCGAAATTCCATCAAACCCAGCATAACCCCCCAAAGCCTCTGGAATCTCCAAAAACTCAAAattccaaaccaccaacGCCATAATCGTTCTAATCTCCAGATGcgccagcttcctcccccaGCATTGTCTGATACCCATGCCGAATCCCAGCTGCGGTCCCGCGCCTGCATCAAACTCCACACACCCATCCTTCTTGGTTACAAGCCAGCGCTCAGGCTCAAACAGCTTCAGATCCTTGGACTCATCCCAATGAGGCCGTCTCTTCGCCGCCTTGGACGTCGGGCTACGAGCATTCTCGTTTACAGGCAGCGAAGGGGAGAGGTATCCAGGTCCGGCATTGACCATAAAGACCTGGCATCCTTTAGGGATCTTGTAGCCCAGAATTTCGGTGTCTTCCGTAGCCTCTCTTGTCATGCTGAATGGTGTCAGGCGCAGCGTCTCCTCGATGACCGCCTCAAGGTAAGGAATTCTCGCTCGGCGAAGCTCTTCAAAGGTGGGGAAGCGTTTTTCTGCAACAGCCTCTGGAAGAGCAGAGTACAGTGCATCGCGGAGTTTAGACTGGGCTTCGGGGTAGCCAGTCAAATACTTGGTAACCCACCCCATTGATCCCCCTGTGGTATGATGACCGGCGATCATGTCTGCAAAAATCTAGCAGAGGATTTTCGTTAGCACAACCTGCTTTTTGGCTACTTGATGC from Podospora bellae-mahoneyi strain CBS 112042 chromosome 4, whole genome shotgun sequence harbors:
- a CDS encoding hypothetical protein (COG:C; CAZy:AA7; antiSMASH:Cluster_5; EggNog:ENOG503NXRX; SMCOG1138:FAD linked oxidase domain protein), yielding MPSLYCFVALGITLTQALAAAYTNPKDYAQMPVPRQSPLPSESVQQGLGPLLSKNASIFGPDDSRWLDATERYQDFAVPQVQVVVQPGVEDDIPTIVKYANEHGINFFVVNRGHSLTSTVGRFNGIQIDVRSLTDISINKDAMTVKLQAGARNYETIDILWKEGYVTTTGSCSCVGMVGPALGGGHGVQQGVHGLIADNLIGLNVVLANGTAITVSETSYPDLWWAMRGAGHNFGIVTSFDMKIYPVTVPSYYYRNYVFTGKHVEPLFEELNKFHSNGSLSPTWGGAFGVYTMEPSVSTTEATIFWTFIYGGSKEDAAADLSPFDALGPVAVDEGDVPFTSISDILISGLESDLCAPSKVHITGTAGLQVYNVTVQRQLYDLYNKKVAKEPLLSGTKLVHEGYAVEGVLRGKPEDSAFPLRDDNLLMYFDAMPPPNSGLEDFAFQWARETEDLWNAGEGEWRKPTTYVNYAAGHESLESMYGYEPWRLEKLRALKAQYDPLNKFAYYNPIVPLES